One segment of Pyrococcus sp. ST04 DNA contains the following:
- a CDS encoding CBS domain-containing protein yields the protein MVGIQVQEVMTDKYAKIDINAPLSEAIGIIEKEDPDLILVFDRNVYKGVLTQDLIIRSHLKWDPTKAKVRDVYKPAPVIKPNDDLSHAAKLMLETDLRSLPVGESKAEIIGVISDMALLERVVAEEFGKRKVEEFMTKDVITLTPDDTVAKALATMRDHAISRIPVVDEEGKLEGLVTLHDLIIRFIKPRFKAQKGEVVGEKIPPFSMKLREAMLKGVITILPDATVREAVSTMKDNNIDGLVVVDENNKVVGVLTVKDLLLPISRMVEKEARFYLQLGGDATALSEFTRERIINDIKRFVDGYSDLLGNEGIIYLYIRRFNEKFRGVHLYQARMRVVTDRGVFVAKGETWGAIQAVHDAIRAIERQLLQKAELERDIRYAKRFIEKLELWR from the coding sequence ATGGTCGGAATACAAGTGCAGGAAGTTATGACCGACAAGTACGCCAAGATCGATATAAATGCGCCTCTTTCTGAGGCCATTGGAATTATTGAAAAGGAGGATCCCGATTTAATTCTCGTGTTTGATAGGAATGTGTACAAAGGCGTGCTTACTCAGGACTTGATTATAAGGTCCCACCTAAAATGGGATCCCACAAAGGCCAAGGTTAGGGATGTTTACAAGCCCGCTCCGGTTATTAAACCTAACGATGATCTAAGCCATGCTGCTAAGTTAATGCTCGAGACAGATTTGAGATCCCTTCCCGTCGGTGAAAGCAAGGCTGAGATAATAGGTGTAATAAGTGATATGGCCTTGCTTGAGAGGGTAGTTGCGGAGGAGTTTGGTAAGAGGAAGGTCGAGGAGTTCATGACAAAGGATGTCATAACCTTGACACCAGATGACACTGTTGCGAAGGCCCTGGCCACAATGAGAGATCATGCAATTTCAAGGATTCCGGTTGTTGATGAAGAAGGAAAGCTGGAAGGGCTTGTAACACTTCACGACCTGATAATAAGGTTCATCAAGCCAAGGTTCAAGGCACAGAAAGGAGAGGTCGTTGGAGAAAAAATACCTCCATTCAGCATGAAGCTCAGGGAGGCTATGCTTAAGGGAGTTATCACAATCCTTCCAGACGCCACTGTTAGGGAAGCCGTTTCCACAATGAAGGACAACAACATTGATGGCTTGGTTGTAGTTGATGAAAACAACAAAGTCGTTGGGGTTCTCACGGTTAAAGATCTCCTACTGCCAATATCAAGGATGGTAGAGAAGGAGGCGAGGTTCTACCTCCAGCTTGGAGGCGATGCAACTGCCCTCAGTGAGTTCACCAGGGAAAGGATAATAAATGACATCAAGAGGTTCGTTGATGGCTATTCAGATCTCCTCGGAAACGAGGGAATAATATACCTATACATAAGGAGGTTCAACGAGAAATTCAGGGGAGTTCACCTTTACCAGGCCAGGATGAGGGTTGTAACTGACAGAGGAGTTTTCGTGGCAAAAGGTGAAACTTGGGGAGCAATCCAAGCTGTACATGATGCTATCAGGGCAATTGAGAGGCAACTACTTCAGAAAGCTGAACTCGAAAGGGACATACGCTATGCCAAGAGGTTCATTGAGAAACTTGAGCTATGGCGCTGA
- the gyaR gene encoding glyoxylate reductase, producing MRPRVFITREIPENGIRMLEKEFDVEVWGEEKEIPREVLLEKVKDVDALVTMLSERIDREIFENAPRLRIVANYAVGYDNIDVEEATRRGIYVTNTPDVLTDATADLAFALLLATARHLIKGDKFVRSGEWKRKGIAWHPKWFLGFDVYGKTIGIIGFGRIGQAIARRARGFNMRILYYSRTRKLDAERELNAEFKPLEELLRKSDFVVLAVPLTKETMYMINEDRLRIMKRSAILINVARGKVVDTKALIKALKEGWIAGAGLDVFEEEPYYDEELFSLENVVLTPHIGSATFGAREGMAELVARNLIAFKKGEIPPTLVNREVIKIRKPGFEEGR from the coding sequence ATGAGGCCGAGGGTGTTCATAACAAGGGAGATACCCGAAAATGGGATAAGGATGCTCGAAAAGGAGTTCGATGTAGAAGTTTGGGGAGAGGAGAAGGAAATTCCTAGGGAAGTTCTCCTTGAGAAGGTTAAGGACGTAGACGCCTTGGTCACGATGCTTAGTGAGAGGATAGATAGGGAAATCTTTGAGAATGCTCCAAGGCTGAGAATAGTAGCTAACTATGCGGTTGGTTATGACAACATAGATGTTGAAGAGGCCACTAGGAGGGGAATATACGTAACCAACACTCCAGATGTTTTAACTGACGCAACGGCGGATTTGGCATTTGCCCTTTTGCTGGCGACGGCGAGACATTTGATTAAGGGTGACAAATTCGTGAGGAGTGGAGAGTGGAAGAGAAAGGGAATAGCCTGGCATCCGAAGTGGTTTCTGGGATTTGACGTGTATGGAAAGACAATAGGGATCATAGGGTTTGGAAGAATAGGACAGGCAATAGCGAGAAGGGCTAGAGGATTTAACATGAGAATCCTGTACTATTCTAGAACGAGAAAGCTTGATGCTGAAAGAGAGTTAAACGCTGAATTCAAGCCTCTAGAAGAGTTGTTAAGGAAAAGCGATTTCGTTGTTCTCGCAGTTCCCCTAACGAAGGAAACTATGTATATGATTAATGAGGACAGGTTGAGGATTATGAAGAGGAGCGCAATCCTAATCAACGTGGCGAGGGGAAAGGTCGTTGATACGAAGGCCCTCATAAAGGCCTTGAAGGAAGGGTGGATAGCAGGGGCGGGGTTGGATGTTTTTGAGGAAGAGCCCTACTATGATGAGGAGCTCTTTTCCCTCGAGAATGTCGTGTTAACTCCGCACATAGGCAGTGCAACGTTTGGTGCCAGGGAGGGAATGGCCGAGCTTGTGGCGAGAAACCTAATAGCATTTAAGAAAGGTGAAATTCCCCCAACTTTGGTTAACAGAGAGGTAATAAAAATAAGGAAGCCAGGGTTTGAAGAGGGGCGATGA